A single genomic interval of Syntrophobotulus glycolicus DSM 8271 harbors:
- a CDS encoding M24 family metallopeptidase, translating to MFKTPIPKQELDDRLTKFYSLMNEVYPDWDTAVILSKVNQYYFTGTMQDGMLLVTKERKAFYFVRRSFERAKAESLFSDIYPMESYRDAVAVTGGDCGNTFVETEVVTWGIMDRLQKYFKMGTISSLDRVILAVRSVKSPLELEKLEHAGKQHDDLLQHIVPALLREGMNEAEFVAEILVKMVELGHQGICRFSMFQTEMVVGQIGFGESSIYPTSFDGPGGAYGLCPAVPLGGSRERKLRKGDLIFVDIGFGYDGYHTDKTQIYLFGGKPTDEMIKLQRACIEVQARLALLLKPGAVPSEIYQTVTNELSDDFKQNFMGFGQRQVKFLGHGVGLHVDEFPVIANGFKDPLAENMVIALEPKKGLADLGMVGVEDTYIVTPQGGRCITGGGKDIIVI from the coding sequence ATGTTCAAAACACCCATTCCCAAACAAGAGCTGGACGACAGGCTGACCAAATTTTATTCTCTGATGAATGAGGTGTATCCCGATTGGGATACCGCTGTTATTCTAAGCAAAGTCAATCAATATTACTTTACCGGCACGATGCAGGATGGCATGCTGTTGGTCACAAAAGAAAGGAAGGCTTTTTATTTTGTCCGCCGAAGCTTCGAACGCGCTAAGGCCGAATCGCTTTTCTCGGATATTTATCCGATGGAAAGCTACCGGGATGCCGTGGCGGTGACTGGCGGAGACTGCGGCAATACCTTTGTGGAAACTGAGGTTGTGACATGGGGCATAATGGATCGCCTGCAAAAATATTTTAAGATGGGAACAATCAGTTCATTGGACAGGGTGATCCTTGCCGTCAGATCGGTAAAGTCACCGCTTGAGCTTGAAAAGCTGGAGCATGCCGGAAAACAGCATGATGATTTGCTCCAACATATTGTGCCTGCCCTGCTCAGGGAAGGGATGAATGAAGCTGAGTTTGTCGCCGAGATTTTAGTAAAGATGGTGGAACTTGGGCATCAGGGCATATGCCGATTCTCGATGTTTCAAACGGAAATGGTTGTTGGTCAGATCGGGTTTGGAGAAAGTTCCATCTATCCGACAAGTTTTGATGGACCGGGGGGTGCATATGGGCTGTGCCCTGCAGTACCGCTTGGCGGCAGCAGGGAAAGAAAACTCCGGAAAGGTGATCTGATTTTTGTAGATATCGGTTTTGGTTATGACGGCTATCATACAGACAAGACTCAGATATATCTTTTTGGCGGTAAGCCCACTGATGAGATGATCAAGCTCCAAAGAGCCTGTATCGAAGTGCAGGCACGCCTGGCTTTACTTCTAAAACCCGGAGCTGTTCCTTCAGAGATTTACCAGACGGTGACCAATGAGTTGAGTGATGATTTTAAACAAAACTTTATGGGCTTTGGCCAAAGACAAGTAAAATTTCTCGGTCACGGAGTGGGTCTCCATGTTGATGAGTTTCCGGTGATTGCCAATGGCTTTAAGGATCCACTCGCTGAAAACATGGTTATTGCGCTTGAACCCAAAAAGGGCTTGGCTGATCTTGGGATGGTAGGAGTGGAAGATACCTATATTGTTACCCCCCAAGGCGGCAGGTGCATTACGGGTGGGGGAAAAGACATCATTGTGATTTAA
- a CDS encoding lipid II flippase Amj family protein, which produces MNSQIILVITLNFIISLIGTLAYSVRLVGVRTGKIAVSFALFNMLMLVSRIAVTFQVPILTKYVESNPGAGDLLIIFNIIILISGVATVFGAILIPTFQRILYKGVMSFSIDRSLSKLILHSFSKSGIRYIKECVSVPAKENVRQISYRKLPKRIMVYNLAAVALITVGSLAPIYAGFLEPDLRATCITLSPVVNGIATILMTIFIDPQLSMMTDDVIDGKCTQEQFRLCVIGLVGSKTIGTFASLLLLLPSSYLIVYVAGMI; this is translated from the coding sequence ATGAACAGTCAAATTATACTGGTCATCACCCTGAATTTTATCATATCGCTGATCGGGACCCTGGCTTACTCGGTCAGACTTGTAGGAGTGCGAACGGGAAAAATTGCTGTATCTTTTGCACTATTCAATATGTTGATGTTGGTGTCCAGAATTGCAGTAACCTTTCAGGTCCCGATCCTGACCAAATATGTTGAAAGTAACCCCGGAGCCGGTGATCTGCTAATCATATTCAATATCATAATTTTGATTTCCGGAGTGGCAACAGTTTTTGGGGCTATTTTAATTCCAACATTTCAAAGAATTCTCTACAAGGGGGTGATGTCATTCTCCATAGACAGGTCATTATCAAAGTTGATTTTACATAGCTTTTCCAAGTCCGGAATCCGATATATCAAGGAATGTGTTTCCGTGCCAGCCAAAGAAAATGTCAGACAAATATCTTACAGAAAGCTGCCAAAGAGGATTATGGTATATAATCTTGCTGCTGTTGCGCTGATTACGGTTGGCTCTCTTGCTCCGATCTATGCAGGATTTTTAGAACCGGATCTGAGAGCGACATGTATTACTCTTTCTCCGGTTGTCAATGGAATTGCCACGATATTAATGACGATTTTTATTGATCCTCAATTATCTATGATGACGGATGACGTAATTGACGGCAAATGCACTCAGGAGCAGTTTCGGTTATGTGTAATAGGTTTGGTGGGGAGTAAAACAATAGGTACATTCGCATCTCTGTTATTGCTGTTACCCAGTTCATATTTGATTGTATATGTCGCAGGAATGATATAA
- a CDS encoding MATE family efflux transporter, producing the protein MKRSLEMGSQSIGRLLWEFSLPAVIGMLLYSLYNIVDRIFVGRGVGSIGIAAITVAFPIMIILLAIYVFIGIGSTALISLRLGEQKYEEAEKVAGNGTLMLIILPLLISGIYFLFAERILILFGASPTVLPYALDFTHIIILGSVFGSLGFGMNNFIRAEGNPRFAMMTQVIGALLNAVLNYIFIFKLGLGIKGSALATVCGQLFSTIWVLSYFLSGRSMMKIRLKNLKPQMSILIGIMSIGFAPFAMQIASSAQQVILNNTLMIYGGDKALSAVGIIMSIATLLFMPVIGVSQGAQPLIGYNYGAGQYERVKETLKKAVISGTYIVLAGFLLIHIWPEEIVGLFSKGDVELTQITTHGLLIFLVMLPVIAFQILCSNYFQAVGKPVQSTILSLSRQVLLFIPLLLILPRFWGMNGVWLTAPISDGIAVLLTAALIFAEMRGLPTTSSTTNKIRADQ; encoded by the coding sequence ATGAAACGCAGTCTGGAAATGGGGAGTCAAAGTATTGGCCGGTTACTGTGGGAATTTTCCCTTCCCGCGGTGATTGGAATGCTTTTGTACTCTCTTTACAATATTGTTGACAGGATCTTTGTCGGGCGTGGAGTCGGCAGCATAGGGATTGCTGCGATAACAGTGGCTTTTCCCATCATGATCATTTTGCTGGCTATTTATGTTTTTATCGGTATCGGATCAACAGCTTTAATCTCCTTACGGCTGGGCGAACAGAAATATGAAGAGGCTGAAAAAGTTGCAGGCAATGGTACTCTTATGCTGATAATATTACCCCTGCTGATTTCTGGTATTTATTTTTTATTTGCAGAACGGATTTTAATTCTGTTTGGAGCAAGCCCAACCGTTTTACCTTATGCTCTTGATTTTACCCATATTATTATTCTGGGTTCAGTTTTTGGTTCTCTTGGTTTTGGCATGAACAACTTCATCAGAGCGGAAGGCAATCCAAGATTCGCTATGATGACTCAGGTCATTGGGGCTTTATTAAATGCGGTTTTAAATTACATCTTTATCTTCAAATTGGGGTTGGGAATTAAAGGGTCTGCACTGGCGACAGTATGCGGTCAATTATTTTCAACGATCTGGGTATTAAGCTATTTTTTGTCCGGGCGCAGCATGATGAAAATCAGACTAAAAAACTTAAAACCACAGATGTCGATTCTTATTGGGATTATGTCCATTGGTTTTGCTCCTTTTGCCATGCAAATAGCAAGCAGTGCCCAGCAGGTTATTTTAAATAATACTTTGATGATTTATGGTGGAGATAAAGCACTTTCAGCTGTCGGAATAATTATGAGCATTGCCACCCTGCTGTTCATGCCGGTGATCGGAGTCAGTCAGGGGGCTCAGCCTCTTATTGGCTACAACTATGGTGCCGGGCAGTATGAAAGAGTGAAGGAGACATTAAAAAAGGCTGTCATAAGCGGAACCTATATTGTTTTGGCCGGTTTTCTGCTGATTCATATTTGGCCTGAAGAAATTGTAGGGCTTTTTAGTAAAGGCGATGTCGAACTGACCCAAATTACAACCCATGGCCTCTTGATTTTCCTGGTCATGCTTCCGGTTATTGCCTTTCAGATCTTATGTTCCAACTATTTTCAGGCTGTAGGCAAACCTGTGCAGTCCACAATTCTCAGTTTGTCCAGACAGGTATTGCTGTTTATTCCGCTTCTTCTGATTCTTCCTCGTTTCTGGGGTATGAACGGAGTCTGGTTGACTGCCCCTATTTCGGACGGAATAGCCGTCCTCTTGACTGCGGCTCTGATTTTTGCAGAAATGAGGGGCCTTCCCACAACTTCCTCTACAACCAATAAAATAAGAGCGGACCAATAA
- a CDS encoding DUF456 domain-containing protein, giving the protein MATTALIITIILFIAGLIGTILPVLPGAVLIYGGMVFYGFMTGFSTLNAYFYVLQGVVFILIFFIDYFASAVGTKRFGGSKQAAWGSVIGSIIGIITMGPLGLVIGPFAGAVIAELIRGTELKQTLRAGFGTLVGLLGGTVLKLFAEIIMIIYFFMRIS; this is encoded by the coding sequence ATGGCTACAACTGCTTTAATCATAACGATTATCCTGTTTATTGCAGGTTTAATCGGAACCATATTACCCGTTCTGCCCGGTGCGGTCCTTATTTACGGAGGCATGGTTTTTTATGGGTTTATGACGGGTTTTTCCACTTTGAATGCTTACTTCTACGTCCTGCAGGGTGTTGTTTTCATCCTGATATTTTTCATTGATTACTTTGCCTCAGCTGTCGGTACAAAACGCTTTGGAGGCAGCAAGCAAGCTGCCTGGGGATCGGTAATCGGGTCGATTATCGGCATCATAACAATGGGACCATTAGGCCTTGTCATCGGGCCATTTGCCGGCGCTGTTATTGCTGAATTAATCCGGGGAACAGAACTAAAACAAACACTGCGGGCCGGGTTCGGAACGCTTGTCGGTCTTCTTGGCGGAACTGTGCTCAAGTTGTTTGCGGAAATCATTATGATTATTTATTTCTTTATGCGTATCTCTTGA
- a CDS encoding transcriptional regulator yields MGTKEKVLQAMIEAGKPLSAGDVEKIIGIDRKEIDQAFKELKKDEAIASPVRCKWEPVKK; encoded by the coding sequence ATGGGAACGAAAGAAAAAGTTTTGCAGGCTATGATTGAGGCAGGAAAACCGCTGAGTGCCGGAGATGTGGAAAAAATAATCGGTATAGACCGTAAGGAGATTGATCAGGCGTTCAAGGAACTGAAAAAAGATGAAGCTATTGCCTCGCCGGTAAGGTGTAAATGGGAACCGGTAAAAAAGTAA